In Thermosphaera sp., the sequence TTATAGCTATTGGAGGGGGAAGCGTGATCGATGTTGCGAAAGCAGTCTCGTTAATCGTGAGGAACAAGCTACTTCCAGAACAACTACTAGAGGGGGTTAAGCCCCCTGAAGTCCTACCATTGGTTGCCATAAACTTAACTCATGGAACAGGTAGCGAAATAGACAGGTATGCCGTTTTAACCTTCGAGGAAACAATGGAGAAGAGAGGTTTTACGGCAAGGTACGTGGACCTAGCAATTGACGAACCCAAATACACTCTGTCTTTGCCAAGGGATCAAACCCTTTATACTTCACTAGATGCCTTCTACCATGCATATGAAGCCGCGACATCTAAGTATGCCAACTCGTTCGTCCTAACTCTTGCCGTCGAGGCTTCAAAAATCATTGCTGAAAACCTTCCCAACCTCCTCAACAACCTCGACTCGCTTGAATTGAGAGCCAGGCTACTTTACTCGTCCATGCTAGCTGGGATTAGCATTGACATCGCAATGACGCATTTGAATCACGCCTTAGAACACTCTTTTAGCGGGGTAAACCCGAAACTGCCACATGGAGAGGGTCTAGCAATCCTTGGCCCGAGAGTTATCTACCATGTTCACAAACACGTTCCCGAGGAGTCGGCATTGGTATTGAGAAGCATAGATCCCATGATAAGACCAATTTCCGATGATGCTGAGAGGGCTTACAGGGCATTAAGGGAGTTCCAGTCAAGCTTAGGTTTGAATAAAAGGTTAAGTGACTATGGGTTTGGAAAAGACGACATAAAATTCATCATCGAGCGCACGTTAAAGATGTTAAAGGAAAGATACAAGGGGATGCCTCTAGAGGCGGACGAAGGCGTTATTAGGGATATCATCACGGACGCGTTATGACTTCACCCAAGATACTTCCACATGTAAGGGCTCTCTGGAGGTCTAAAATACCCCATTCTTCTATAGTATTCCCGAGCCCCAACACCACTAATTATCAGCACTTTCTTAGCACCATACTCTCTCACGGCTATCTCTTCAGCATACGAGAGCAACTTCCTTCCCCAGCCCATGTGCTGCCACCATGCACCCTTATCGCCCACCGGCGTTTCCGGCCCATACACGTGAAGCTCCCTGATTATTAAAGTATTAGAATCTACCTCCCATCTGTGAGCCCTCTCACTAGGCACTCTCATCCTTAGGAACCCTATGAGAATATTTGTCTCTAAATCTTCAACGCTCAAGTATTCCTCGATCCCTCCCGAAGCTTCGTAAGTAAGCCTTTTAATTACGGTTCTCGAGGGGTCCGGTAGCCTTCCGAATTTATACGATTGAAGGCCGACCTCGCGAAACCTTATCTCGTTGATCTTAATATTTTTCTCCAAAGCTCTCTTCTCCACCAATTCTCTCAAATTGGCCTTCCTCGTTCCATCCACCACTTCATTGGCGGGTATATCCCTCCTAATTCTCATTACTCTCACATATTCAGGAATATACTTGTACGCCTCGCTAACGAGTTCGACTACTTCATCATCATTATATGGTTTGTAAAGCCCTTTGCTCCACCACTCGTGGAGTACGGTTCCTTCGATCACTTCAGTCGGATATATTTTGAGCATGTCGGGTCTTAAATCAGGGTCTTCGAACAAGGTCTTGAACATTTCAATGTCTCTATCAAAATTACTGCCCGGTAAGCCCAGCATTACGTGATAACATACCTTAAATCCTGAATCCTTAAGAATCCTCGTCGCCTCCACGGATTCCCTCACATTGTGTCCTCTATTCACCTTATCTAAAACGTCGTCATAGATGCTCTGCACGCCCAGCTCGACCTTGGTGGCACCATACGATAGCATCTCATCGGCATGCTTCTCTCTACCGTAGTCCGGCCTGGTCTCTATGGTTAACCCCACGACCCTGTGGGGCGATGTTTCATTTCTCAGCATGGCTTCCTCTAAGTTTATCTTCCAAGGAGGCGTTTTAACCGGATACCTATTAAAGGCTTCATAGATGCTCGTTACAAACCATCTCTTGTATGATTCTGGAAGCGAGAGAAAAGTTCCACCCATTATTATGACCTCTATCTTGCTGGGTTTATGACCCATAGCCTCATACTGTTTAAGCCTTTCAAACACCTGGTAAAACGGGTGAAACCTGTTTCTACGGGCCCTTCTGACAGCGGGCTCGTTGCCGAAGTAGCTCTTAGGTGCATTGTACCCTATTCCACCGGGGCAGTAGTAGCATCCGCCAGGGCACGGTAAAGGATGAGTCATTACTGCAACCACGGTGATACCGCTAAGCATTCTTGATGGCTTTCTCACGGTCAACAATGGATTATCAACCATTCCGCTAATCCCGTGATCTGATGGATATCTATTAGGATTTTAATATTTCCGACAATGATATTAGTTTGAAAGGATGTGGTGAATGAAGACTCTCAAAGAACTGATCGAGGTAGAAAAAGCTGTTGAAATCTTGACAGATAAGCTCAAAACGATT encodes:
- a CDS encoding iron-containing alcohol dehydrogenase, yielding MAPLISPLKKFRLRYGETRLSFGNGAVEDLADWIKTAKKVGLVTSKSAAEKSGALKDVLNILSKHGTDYTVFANVSPNPTSSMVLSCAESFRSEKVEAIIAIGGGSVIDVAKAVSLIVRNKLLPEQLLEGVKPPEVLPLVAINLTHGTGSEIDRYAVLTFEETMEKRGFTARYVDLAIDEPKYTLSLPRDQTLYTSLDAFYHAYEAATSKYANSFVLTLAVEASKIIAENLPNLLNNLDSLELRARLLYSSMLAGISIDIAMTHLNHALEHSFSGVNPKLPHGEGLAILGPRVIYHVHKHVPEESALVLRSIDPMIRPISDDAERAYRALREFQSSLGLNKRLSDYGFGKDDIKFIIERTLKMLKERYKGMPLEADEGVIRDIITDAL
- a CDS encoding tRNA uridine(34) 5-carboxymethylaminomethyl modification radical SAM/GNAT enzyme Elp3 gives rise to the protein MVDNPLLTVRKPSRMLSGITVVAVMTHPLPCPGGCYYCPGGIGYNAPKSYFGNEPAVRRARRNRFHPFYQVFERLKQYEAMGHKPSKIEVIIMGGTFLSLPESYKRWFVTSIYEAFNRYPVKTPPWKINLEEAMLRNETSPHRVVGLTIETRPDYGREKHADEMLSYGATKVELGVQSIYDDVLDKVNRGHNVRESVEATRILKDSGFKVCYHVMLGLPGSNFDRDIEMFKTLFEDPDLRPDMLKIYPTEVIEGTVLHEWWSKGLYKPYNDDEVVELVSEAYKYIPEYVRVMRIRRDIPANEVVDGTRKANLRELVEKRALEKNIKINEIRFREVGLQSYKFGRLPDPSRTVIKRLTYEASGGIEEYLSVEDLETNILIGFLRMRVPSERAHRWEVDSNTLIIRELHVYGPETPVGDKGAWWQHMGWGRKLLSYAEEIAVREYGAKKVLIISGVGAREYYRRMGYFRPPESPYMWKYLG